One window from the genome of Natator depressus isolate rNatDep1 chromosome 27, rNatDep2.hap1, whole genome shotgun sequence encodes:
- the LOC141978649 gene encoding keratin, type I cytoskeletal 14-like isoform X2 — protein sequence MTTSVRQYSSSTSLKGIGGLGGLGGGSSRVSSVHLGGPYRAPSIHGGSGGFSVSSSRYVSGVGSSLGGGYGGGYSSSFGGGYGGGLGGGCGIGLGGGLGGGFGSGLGGGFGGGDGILPAGEKETMQNLNDRLATYLDKVRALEEANSDLEIKIKEWYKKQGPGPDRDYSPYYRTIEDLRSKILAATVDNASLLLQIDNARLTADDFRTKFETEQALRMSVEADINGLRRVLDELTLARADLEMQIENLKEELAYLKKNHEEEMNVLRSQLGGEITVEMDAAPGVDLTKILADMREQYESLAEKNRKEAEQWFFTKTEELNREVAMNTEQLQSGKSEITDLRRTVQGLEIELQSQLSMKAALEGTLAETEGRYGAQLAQLQVLITSVEEQLAELRCDMERQNHEYKILVDVKTRLEQEIATYRRLLEGEDTHIASQYAAAKEVSTTTRQVRTIVEEVQDGKVISSREQVHHSPR from the exons ATGACCACCAGCGTCAGGCAATATTCCTCATCTACATCCCTAAAGGGGATAGGTGGGTTAGGTGGATTAGGAGGTGGCTCCTCACGGGTTTCCTCAGTGCATCTTGGAGGTCCCTACAGAGCCCCAAGTATCCATGGGGGATCGGGTGGCTTTTCTGTCTCCTCTTCTAGGTATGTCTCTGGAGTAGGAAGTAGCCTGGGTGGTGGCTATGGGGGGGGCTACAGTAGTAGCTTTGGAGGTGGCTATGGGGGTGGCCTTGGAGGTGGCTGTGGGATCGGCCttggtggtggccttgggggtgGCTTTGGGAGTGGCCTGGGAGGTGGCTTTGGAGGTGGTGATGGCATTCTCCCTGCGGGTGAGAAGGAAACAATGCAGAACCTGAACGACCGCCTGGCTACCTACCTGGACAAGGTGCGTGCTCTGGAGGAGGCCAATTCCGATCTGGAGATTAAGATCAAGGAGTGGTATAAGAAGCAGGGACCCGGTCCTGACCGTGACTACAGCCCATATTACAGGACAATTGAAGACCTGAGGAGCAAG ATCCTTGCTGCCACTGTTGACAATGCCAGCCTCCTCTTGCAGATCGACAATGCTAGGCTGACGGCTGATGACTTCCGAACCAA GTTTGAGACGGAGCAGGCCCTGCGCATGAGTGTTGAGGCTGACATCAACGGCCTGCGTAGAGTCCTGGACGAGCTGACCCTGGCCAGAGCTGACCTGGAGATGCAGATTGAAAACCTAAAGGAGGAGCTGGCTTATCTCAAGAAGAATCATGAAGAG GAAATGAATGTACTACGGAGCCAGCTGGGTGGAGAGATCACTGTGGAGATGGACGCCGCTCCTGGGGTTGACCTGACCAAGATCCTGGCTGACATGAGAGAGCAGTATGAGAGCTTGGCAGAGAAGAACCGTAAAGAGGCCGAGCAGTGGTTCTTCACCAAG ACGGAAGAGCTGAACCGAGAAGTAGCCATGAACACGGAACAGTTGCAGAGCGGCAAGTCGGAGATCACGGATCTAAGACGCACCGTCCAGGGCCTGGAGATAGAGCTGCAGTCCCAGCTCAGCATG AAAGCTGCTCTGGAAGGCACCTTGGCAGAAACAGAAGGCCGCTATGGCGCCCAGTTGGCACAGCTCCAGGTCCTGATCACTAGCGTGGAGGAGCAGCTGGCTGAGCTCCGATGCGACATGGAGCGCCAGAATCATGAGTACAAGATTCTCGTGGATGTCAAGACGCGCCTGGAGCAAGAGATTGCCACGTACCGCCGCCTGCTGGAGGGCGAGGATACCCA CATTGCCTCCCAGTACGCTGCAGCAAAAGAAG TGTCCACGACCACCCGACAAGTCCGTACAATTGTTGAGGAAGTCCAAGATGGAAAGGTGATTTCTTCCCGTGAGCAGGTCCATCATTCCCCCCGCTAA
- the LOC141978649 gene encoding keratin, type I cytoskeletal 14-like isoform X3, translating into MTTSVRQYSSSTSLKGIGGLGGLGGGSSRVSSVHLGGPYRAPSIHGGSGGFSVSSSRYVSGVGSSLGGGYGGGYSSSFGGGYGGGLGGGCGIGLGGGLGGGFGSGLGGGFGGGDGILPAGEKETMQNLNDRLATYLDKVRALEEANSDLEIKIKEWYKKQGPGPDRDYSPYYRTIEDLRSKILAATVDNASLLLQIDNARLTADDFRTKFETEQALRMSVEADINGLRRVLDELTLARADLEMQIENLKEELAYLKKNHEEEMNVLRSQLGGEITVEMDAAPGVDLTKILADMREQYESLAEKNRKEAEQWFFTKTEELNREVAMNTEQLQSGKSEITDLRRTVQGLEIELQSQLSMKAALEGTLAETEGRYGAQLAQLQVLITSVEEQLAELRCDMERQNHEYKILVDVKTRLEQEIATYRRLLEGEDTQSSGQLIVSSISFSLVVSTTTRQVRTIVEEVQDGKVISSREQVHHSPR; encoded by the exons ATGACCACCAGCGTCAGGCAATATTCCTCATCTACATCCCTAAAGGGGATAGGTGGGTTAGGTGGATTAGGAGGTGGCTCCTCACGGGTTTCCTCAGTGCATCTTGGAGGTCCCTACAGAGCCCCAAGTATCCATGGGGGATCGGGTGGCTTTTCTGTCTCCTCTTCTAGGTATGTCTCTGGAGTAGGAAGTAGCCTGGGTGGTGGCTATGGGGGGGGCTACAGTAGTAGCTTTGGAGGTGGCTATGGGGGTGGCCTTGGAGGTGGCTGTGGGATCGGCCttggtggtggccttgggggtgGCTTTGGGAGTGGCCTGGGAGGTGGCTTTGGAGGTGGTGATGGCATTCTCCCTGCGGGTGAGAAGGAAACAATGCAGAACCTGAACGACCGCCTGGCTACCTACCTGGACAAGGTGCGTGCTCTGGAGGAGGCCAATTCCGATCTGGAGATTAAGATCAAGGAGTGGTATAAGAAGCAGGGACCCGGTCCTGACCGTGACTACAGCCCATATTACAGGACAATTGAAGACCTGAGGAGCAAG ATCCTTGCTGCCACTGTTGACAATGCCAGCCTCCTCTTGCAGATCGACAATGCTAGGCTGACGGCTGATGACTTCCGAACCAA GTTTGAGACGGAGCAGGCCCTGCGCATGAGTGTTGAGGCTGACATCAACGGCCTGCGTAGAGTCCTGGACGAGCTGACCCTGGCCAGAGCTGACCTGGAGATGCAGATTGAAAACCTAAAGGAGGAGCTGGCTTATCTCAAGAAGAATCATGAAGAG GAAATGAATGTACTACGGAGCCAGCTGGGTGGAGAGATCACTGTGGAGATGGACGCCGCTCCTGGGGTTGACCTGACCAAGATCCTGGCTGACATGAGAGAGCAGTATGAGAGCTTGGCAGAGAAGAACCGTAAAGAGGCCGAGCAGTGGTTCTTCACCAAG ACGGAAGAGCTGAACCGAGAAGTAGCCATGAACACGGAACAGTTGCAGAGCGGCAAGTCGGAGATCACGGATCTAAGACGCACCGTCCAGGGCCTGGAGATAGAGCTGCAGTCCCAGCTCAGCATG AAAGCTGCTCTGGAAGGCACCTTGGCAGAAACAGAAGGCCGCTATGGCGCCCAGTTGGCACAGCTCCAGGTCCTGATCACTAGCGTGGAGGAGCAGCTGGCTGAGCTCCGATGCGACATGGAGCGCCAGAATCATGAGTACAAGATTCTCGTGGATGTCAAGACGCGCCTGGAGCAAGAGATTGCCACGTACCGCCGCCTGCTGGAGGGCGAGGATACCCA ATCCTCAGGACAGCTGATAGTTTCTTCTATCTCTTTCTCCCTTGTAGTGTCCACGACCACCCGACAAGTCCGTACAATTGTTGAGGAAGTCCAAGATGGAAAGGTGATTTCTTCCCGTGAGCAGGTCCATCATTCCCCCCGCTAA
- the LOC141978649 gene encoding keratin, type I cytoskeletal 14-like isoform X1: MTTSVRQYSSSTSLKGIGGLGGLGGGSSRVSSVHLGGPYRAPSIHGGSGGFSVSSSRYVSGVGSSLGGGYGGGYSSSFGGGYGGGLGGGCGIGLGGGLGGGFGSGLGGGFGGGDGILPAGEKETMQNLNDRLATYLDKVRALEEANSDLEIKIKEWYKKQGPGPDRDYSPYYRTIEDLRSKILAATVDNASLLLQIDNARLTADDFRTKFETEQALRMSVEADINGLRRVLDELTLARADLEMQIENLKEELAYLKKNHEEEMNVLRSQLGGEITVEMDAAPGVDLTKILADMREQYESLAEKNRKEAEQWFFTKTEELNREVAMNTEQLQSGKSEITDLRRTVQGLEIELQSQLSMKAALEGTLAETEGRYGAQLAQLQVLITSVEEQLAELRCDMERQNHEYKILVDVKTRLEQEIATYRRLLEGEDTHIASQYALIVSSISFSLVVSTTTRQVRTIVEEVQDGKVISSREQVHHSPR; encoded by the exons ATGACCACCAGCGTCAGGCAATATTCCTCATCTACATCCCTAAAGGGGATAGGTGGGTTAGGTGGATTAGGAGGTGGCTCCTCACGGGTTTCCTCAGTGCATCTTGGAGGTCCCTACAGAGCCCCAAGTATCCATGGGGGATCGGGTGGCTTTTCTGTCTCCTCTTCTAGGTATGTCTCTGGAGTAGGAAGTAGCCTGGGTGGTGGCTATGGGGGGGGCTACAGTAGTAGCTTTGGAGGTGGCTATGGGGGTGGCCTTGGAGGTGGCTGTGGGATCGGCCttggtggtggccttgggggtgGCTTTGGGAGTGGCCTGGGAGGTGGCTTTGGAGGTGGTGATGGCATTCTCCCTGCGGGTGAGAAGGAAACAATGCAGAACCTGAACGACCGCCTGGCTACCTACCTGGACAAGGTGCGTGCTCTGGAGGAGGCCAATTCCGATCTGGAGATTAAGATCAAGGAGTGGTATAAGAAGCAGGGACCCGGTCCTGACCGTGACTACAGCCCATATTACAGGACAATTGAAGACCTGAGGAGCAAG ATCCTTGCTGCCACTGTTGACAATGCCAGCCTCCTCTTGCAGATCGACAATGCTAGGCTGACGGCTGATGACTTCCGAACCAA GTTTGAGACGGAGCAGGCCCTGCGCATGAGTGTTGAGGCTGACATCAACGGCCTGCGTAGAGTCCTGGACGAGCTGACCCTGGCCAGAGCTGACCTGGAGATGCAGATTGAAAACCTAAAGGAGGAGCTGGCTTATCTCAAGAAGAATCATGAAGAG GAAATGAATGTACTACGGAGCCAGCTGGGTGGAGAGATCACTGTGGAGATGGACGCCGCTCCTGGGGTTGACCTGACCAAGATCCTGGCTGACATGAGAGAGCAGTATGAGAGCTTGGCAGAGAAGAACCGTAAAGAGGCCGAGCAGTGGTTCTTCACCAAG ACGGAAGAGCTGAACCGAGAAGTAGCCATGAACACGGAACAGTTGCAGAGCGGCAAGTCGGAGATCACGGATCTAAGACGCACCGTCCAGGGCCTGGAGATAGAGCTGCAGTCCCAGCTCAGCATG AAAGCTGCTCTGGAAGGCACCTTGGCAGAAACAGAAGGCCGCTATGGCGCCCAGTTGGCACAGCTCCAGGTCCTGATCACTAGCGTGGAGGAGCAGCTGGCTGAGCTCCGATGCGACATGGAGCGCCAGAATCATGAGTACAAGATTCTCGTGGATGTCAAGACGCGCCTGGAGCAAGAGATTGCCACGTACCGCCGCCTGCTGGAGGGCGAGGATACCCA CATTGCCTCCCAGTACGCT CTGATAGTTTCTTCTATCTCTTTCTCCCTTGTAGTGTCCACGACCACCCGACAAGTCCGTACAATTGTTGAGGAAGTCCAAGATGGAAAGGTGATTTCTTCCCGTGAGCAGGTCCATCATTCCCCCCGCTAA